One stretch of Prionailurus viverrinus isolate Anna chromosome C1, UM_Priviv_1.0, whole genome shotgun sequence DNA includes these proteins:
- the LELP1 gene encoding late cornified envelope-like proline-rich protein 1, translating into MSSDDKNKSSDPKNEPKNCDPRCEQKCEAKCQPSCLKKLLQRCSEKCPREKCPPPPKCLPCPSLCPPPCPPPCPAPSPPKPCAKPCPPKCPPPCPPPE; encoded by the coding sequence atgtcgagtgatgataaaaataaatctagtgACCCCAAGAATGAGCCCAAGAACTGTGATCCCAGATGTGAGCAAAAGTGTGAGGCCAAATGCCAACCCAGCTGTTTAAAGAAGCTTCTACAACGGTGCTCTGAGAAGTGTCCACGGGAGAAGTGCCCACCACCACCAAAGTGCCTACCATGCCCCTCGCTGTGCCCCCCAccgtgccctcctccatgcccagctccctcccctcccaagcCCTGTGCCAAGCCCTGTCCTCCTAAATGCCCaccaccctgcccacccccagagTGA